From the Bradyrhizobium ontarionense genome, the window TGCGTCCCGTCGTAAGCGACCAGCAGCAGATCGGCGCCGCCGTTCAGGGCCTCGACGACAGCCTTGCACAGGTCGTGTCCGTAGATCGCGCCCATGACGAGATCATCGGTTACGATCACGCCTTGGTATTTCCAGCGGCCCCGGATCAAACCGTCAAGCACGGCCTTGGAATGCGAGGCGGGGCGCTCGGGATCGATCGCATCGACCACCACGTGACCGACCATCATCGCCGCATGCGAGTTGTCGAGCACTTGGCGGAACGGCCGCCAATCCGACTGTTCCAACACATCGGCAGGTGTGTCGAGCTGCGCAGAGAAGTGATGCGTATCAGCTTCGACGCGTCCCAGACCAGGGAAATGCTTGACGGCCGCATGAACACCGCTCGCTTCCAGACCGCGGACATAGCCGAGCGCTATGTCGCCGACCACGGTCGGATCGTTGGAGACCGCGCGCCGGCCAATCAGGGTGTGAAAGTCCAGGCGGTTGCGCTTCCAGCGCGGGCGTAGATCGACGACAGGCGCCAGATTGAACGTGACGCCCGCCGCAGCCAGCATCTGTCCTTGAGCGCGCCCCATCTCGAACGCATCGTGCGCACGCCGAGCCGCGGGCAGATCGGCCAGCGTTGCGAGCCCAGGCATGTTGGGCAGGGTCGGAGACAGATGCGCGACAGTGCCTCCCTCCTGATCTGCTGAGACCAGCAGAGGCGGCAGCCCGGCGCTCAGGCGCTCGGCCTGCAGTCGCGCGAGCTCGGCGCGCAGTTGAGCCTCGGTCCGCCCCCGCACGTTGTGGTGTGTCACATAGACGCCGGTGATCAAGCCCTGCCGTGCCAACGCTGCTGCGTCCTCCGCGGCCGTGTAGCCGATGATGAAATGCCGCCCGAGCAGGCGGGCCACTTCGGGAGCTGTGCGAAACGTTTCGTACTTTCGCCAGGCGAACGAGAATTG encodes:
- a CDS encoding glycoside hydrolase family 3 N-terminal domain-containing protein, yielding MLGRIRTAVLWSLALLFIFITLNSNEPYLVRLRGTGHTALLLIGMAAPLLLVFGGHWRRGAAGRVLVLTWCLPLVALTSTQFSFAWRKYETFRTAPEVARLLGRHFIIGYTAAEDAAALARQGLITGVYVTHHNVRGRTEAQLRAELARLQAERLSAGLPPLLVSADQEGGTVAHLSPTLPNMPGLATLADLPAARRAHDAFEMGRAQGQMLAAAGVTFNLAPVVDLRPRWKRNRLDFHTLIGRRAVSNDPTVVGDIALGYVRGLEASGVHAAVKHFPGLGRVEADTHHFSAQLDTPADVLEQSDWRPFRQVLDNSHAAMMVGHVVVDAIDPERPASHSKAVLDGLIRGRWKYQGVIVTDDLVMGAIYGHDLCKAVVEALNGGADLLLVAYDGTQFHPVFACAKQALADGRIDLDALSRSDERLKRWQRGDDKARPSDVSTVLEQPKAMRSTVTE